A portion of the Melanotaenia boesemani isolate fMelBoe1 chromosome 2, fMelBoe1.pri, whole genome shotgun sequence genome contains these proteins:
- the tbc1d17 gene encoding TBC1 domain family member 17, which produces MGENGGDYKLIFEKEGVYLHTNAKRSNQDTTIPGFIRIVERAGVPALEWSPLEDEGRNAPAVLYTKKDGDGGEEDTNFDPGYEPDWAVISTFKKDCEPVPIKDSGQWAFSLPLSELYSLRRARFSLGRNFLVLTSRGGHPLPPLHFHRGGTRELLRALHRYIILDQSPVDGRLFLAYPHDSGALSQSFDKLQLFDDGGADLVSRFIQDPYATTFGGFSKVTNFFRAAVRPPESPVHSRSGQDPSLRPQPDDEPGFELITCGLELGPRPDVTRGQPLKTWAEFLDSEGRVKNPERVKELVFRGGITPSLRKEVWKFLLGFYSWNSTTKEREDLLRVKTDEYFRMKVQWKSVSEEQEMRNSLLRGYRSLIERDVNRTDRNNTFFSGNDNPGLTLLHDVLMTYCMYNFDLGYVQGMSDLLSPILFVTQNEVESFWCLTGFMELVHQNFEESQEAMKQQLLQLSILLKTLDPELCDFLDSQDSGSLCFCFRWLLIWFKREFSFEDILTLWEVLWTRLPCDNFHLLIACSILMSQRGELIGSNHDFNTILKHINELTMKLDLQRVMREAEAIYLQLVQCKELPVKVQQVLGLYVASSSEENSPDSQTSETQHLLSQSQTGAAASNSTHVPTYP; this is translated from the exons ATGGGGGAGAACGGAGGTGATTATAAG CTGATATTTGAGAAGGAGGGGGTGTATCTCCACACAAATGCCAAGAGGAGCAACCAGGACACCACCATCCCAGGTTTCATTCGTATTGTGGAGCGG GCTGGAGTGCCAGCTCTGGAGTGGAGCCCACTGGAGGATGAGGGGCGCAATGCTCCTGCTGTACTCTACACCAAAAAG GATGGTGACGGAGGGGAAGAGGACACAAACTTTGACCCTGGGTATGAGCCAGATTGGGCGGTTATCAGCACTTTTAAGAAAGATTGCGAGCCAGTCCCAATCAAGGATTCAG GTCAGTGGGCGTTTTCTCTGCCTCTCTCCGAGCTTTACTCTCTCCGAAGGGCCCGTTTCTCTTTGGGTCGCAACTTTCTGGTACTGACAAGCAGAGGTGGGCACCCACTGCCTCCTCTGCACTTCCACAGAGGAGGAACCAGGGAACTCCTCAGGGCTCTGCACCGTTACATCATCCTGGACCA GTCGCCAGTTGACGGGCGGCTTTTCCTTGCATACCCGCATGATTCAGGTGCTCTCTCTCAGTCCTTCGACAAGCTGCAGCTCTTTGATGATGGAGGCGCTGATCTGGTCTCG AGATTTATCCAGGACCCATATGCTACTACATTTGGTGGATTCTCCAAAGTCACAAATTTCTTCAGGGCAGCAGTCCGGCCTCCAGAGTCCCCCGTTCACTCGCGGTCTGGGCAGGATCCCAGTCTGCGCCCGCAACCTGATGATGAGCCTGGATTTGAACTCATTACCTGT GGCTTGGAGCTTGGTCCCAGACCAGATGTAACCAGAGGACAACCTCTGAAGACATGGGCCGAGTTTCTGGACTCTGAGGGACGTGTGAAGAACCCAGAGAGGGTCAAAGAACTTGTGTTCAGAGGG GGTATCACACCATCACTTAGGAAAGAAGTGTGGAAGTTTCTCCTAGGTTTTTATTCATGGAACAGCACTACAAAGGAAAGAGAAGACCTTCTTCGTGTCAAAAC AGATGAGTATTTCAGAATGAAGGTGCAGTGGAAGTCTGTTAGTGAAGAACAAGAGATGAGGAACTCCCTCCTCAGAGGATACAGGAGCCTGATAG AGAGGGACGTCAACAGGacagacagaaacaacacaTTCTTCTCTGGGAATGACAATCCAGGACTGACTCTGCTTCATGATGTCCTGATGACCTACTGCATGTACAACTTTGATCTCG GTTACGTCCAGGGGATGAGTGACCTCCTTTCTCCTATCCTGTTTGTAACCCAGAACGAAGTGGAGTCCTTCTGGTGTCTGACAGGCTTCATGGAGCTGGTG CATCAGAACTTTGAAGAGTCTCAAGAGGCCATGAAGCAGCAGCTCCTTCAACTCAGCATCCTGCTGAAGACTCTGGACCCAGAGCTGTGTGACTTCCTGG ACTCTCAGGACAGTGGCTCGCTCTGCTTCTGTTTCCGCTGGCTGCTCATCTGGTTCAAGAGAGAGTTTTCCTTTGAGGATATCCTCACCTTGTGGGAA gTTCTCTGGACTCGACTTCCCTGCGACAACTTCCATCTGCTGATCGCCTGTTCGATCCTGATGTCCCAGCGAGGCGAGCTGATTGGCTCAAACCACGACTTCAACACTATTTTGAAG CACATCAACGAGTTGACGATGAAGCTGGACTTGCAGAGGGTTATGCGCGAGGCAGAGGCCATCTACCTGCAGCTGGTTCAGTGCAAA GAGCTTCCTGTTAAAGTGCAGCAGGTTCTGGGCCTTTACGTCGCGTCCAGCTCAGAGGAAAACAGCCCAGACTCCCAGACCAGCGAGACGCAGCACCTCCTCAGCCAATCGCAGACAGGAGCTGCTGCTTCTAATTCAACACATGTTCCTACCTACCCTTAA
- the ccndx gene encoding cyclin Dx → MSVSLWCEEVEVDQIQDQEQSEAQLRAAWDPSVSGHRVIQRLLHMEERYMPSMLYITLIQRDPERREELAKWALEVCCDCGCDEAVFPLSVSLMDRFLSVSLSVPVSLYCLAAGCILIASKLSECDTVTADTLCAAAEYSFQPSNLREMERVILATLQWDTAGVTPQDFLPHFLATLDERKDSEQGLLSTLRRHSDTLAAMCICDIRFLGAPPSLVAAASLNCALQGLGNKAPSQLALMTEVLAQLCQTDVAVLQCYSEMVEYALRQRLRSGLQQGPTEKEEEVENERPGTPTDMREIDF, encoded by the exons ATGTCTGTGTCTCTCTGGTGCGAGGAGGTGGAGGTCGACCAGATTCAGGACCAAGAACAGAGTGAAGCACAA CTTCGAGCTGCCTGGGACCCCAGTGTGTCAGGGCATCGAGTGATCCAGAGGCTGCTTCACATGGAGGAGAGGTACATGCCCTCCATGCTCTATATCACCCTCATCCAGCGGGATCCAGAGCGCAGGGAGGAGCTCGCCAAATGGGCCCTGGAG gtgtGTTGTGACTGTGGTTGTGATGAGGCGGTCTTCcccctgtctgtctctctgatgGACAGGttcctgtctgtgtctctgtctgtaCCTGTTTCACTGTACTGCCTGGCTGCTGGCTGCATCCTGATTGCCTCAAAACTCTCAGAGTGTGACACAGTTACTGCCGACACCCTCTGTGCAGCAGCTGAATACAGCTTCCAGCCTTCAAACCTGAGG GAAATGGAGCGTGTCATTCTTGCCACCCTTCAATGGGACACGGCAGGAGTGACTCCCCAGGATTTCCTCCCACATTTTCTTGCCACTCTGGATGAGAGAAAAGACTCGGAGCAGGGGCTACTGTCCACACTGAGGCGGCACAGTGACACGCTGGCAGCCATGTGCATCTGTGACATTCGTTTTTTGGGAGCTCCACCTTCACTTGTTGCTGCAGCATCACTGAACTGTGCCCTACAAGGGTTGGGCAACAAGGCGCCCTCTCAGCTTGCTCTCATGACCGAAGTACTTGCACAGCTGTGCCAAACAGATGTG GCAGTGCTGCAGTGCTACAGTGAGATGGTTGAATATGCCCTCAGACAGCGTCTGAGGAGTGGGCTGCAGCAAGGGCCCacagagaaggaggaagaagtgGAGAACGAAAGGCCTGGAACACCAACTGACATGAGAGAAATTGATTTCTAA
- the nucb1 gene encoding nucleobindin-1 codes for MRRMNLTTGWLLLLSIFAVVWSVPIDRNGGNQEPKEEVQEENMDTGLYYDRYLREVIEVLETDPHFREKLQTANTEDIKNGRLSKELDLVGHHVRTRLDELKRQEVSRLRMLLKAKLDSTNTQSLQMDHASLLKQFEHLDPHNQNTFEAKDLELLISTATKDLENYDAERHEEFKRYEMLKEHERREYLRGLDQEKREKEEKRMQELKEKHRQHPKVNSPGSVAQLREVWEETDGLDPQEFNPKTFFKLHDTNEDGVLDEQELEALFTKELEKVYDPKNEEDDMMEMEEERLRMREHVMNNVDTNKDRLVSLDEFLKSTEKKEFSNPKEWETLDAKPVYTEEELQRFEAELRDKEEELKRKAETLRQEQELLKERGKALEAQRREYQQAVLEMSQRQKEQPAAGGQPPVGPNGELHFQPQTHKPEEAEAPAEAQNNLPAEPPQNLPIHT; via the exons ATGCG AAGGATGAACCTGACAACCGGCTGGCTGCTGCTCCTCTCCATCTTTGCTGTGGTGTGGTCAGTGCCCATCGATCGCAATGGCGGCAACCAGGAGCCTAAAGAGGAGGTGCAGGAAGAAAACATG gACACTGGCCTGTACTATGACAGGTATCTCAGAGAGGTGATCGAGGTTTTGGAGACTGATCCTCACTTCAGAGAGAAACTACAGACGGCAAACACAGAGGACATCAAG AACGGGCGTCTCAGTAAAGAGCTGGATCTGGTAGGTCATCATGTCAGGACCCGGCTGGATGAGCTGAAGCGTCAGGAGGTTTCTCGGCTCAGGATGCTTCTGAAGGCCAAACTGGACAGCACCAACACACAAA GCCTTCAGATGGACCACGCCTCACTGCTGAAGCAGTTTGAACATCTGGATCCACACAATCAAAACACTTTTGAAGCAAAAGACCTGGAGCTGCTGATCTCCACG GCCACTAAGGACCTGGAGAACTACGACGCCGAGAGACATGAGGAGTTCAAGCGCTATGAGATGCTGAAGGAGCACGAGAGGCGAGAGTACCTGAGGGGTCTGGACcaggagaagagagagaaagaggagaaaaggaTGCAGGAGCTGAAGGAGAAACACAGACAGCACCCTAAAGTCAATTCTCCA GGCAGCGTTGCTCAGCTGAGGGAAGTTTGGGAGGAGACGGACGGATTGGATCCTCAGGAATTCAACCCTAAAACCTTCTTCAAACTGCATG ATACAAATGAAGACGGTGTTTTAGATGAACAAGAATTGGAAGCACTCTTCACAAAGGAG CTAGAGAAGGTCTATGATCCAAAGAATGAGGAAGATGACATgatggagatggaggaagaaaggTTGAGGATGAGGGAGCACGTCATGAATAAT GTGGATACAAACAAAGACCGGCTCGTAAGCCTGGATGAGTTCCTCAAATCCACAGAGAAAAAGGAGTTCAGTAACCCTAAGGAATGGGAG ACTCTGGATGCCAAGCCAGTGTACACAGAAGAAGAGCTCCAGCGATTTGAAGCAGAGCTCCGGGACAAAGAGGaggagctgaagaggaaagcagagactctTCGTCAGGAGCAGGAACTGCTGAAGGAGAGAGGCAAAGCCCTGGAGGCCCAGAGGAGAGAGTACCAACAG GCAGTGCTAGAAATGTCTCAGAGGCAGAAGGAACAGCCGGCAGCAGGTGGACAGCCTCCTGTAGGTCCTAATGGAGAGCTACACTttcaaccacaaacacacaaacctgAAG AGGCCGAAGCTCCAGCTGAAGCCCAGAACAATCTACCTGCAGAGCCTCCACAGAATCTGCCCATACACACTTAA
- the LOC121632190 gene encoding uncharacterized protein LOC121632190 isoform X1, producing the protein MPRRSEIPEGIRSRVVDLHRAGKGYKIISKSLDIHLSTVRQIIYKWKRFKTVATLPRSGRPSKKTPKTQREKINETTDVSAGPPDDRDGDLGHEMPNFNTVPDAAKKPVSSSSDSEASDEDHMVDPLSAGPATIKEEPDLETDYNIVYIGENADSSSSDTGEVDPVPTNKARGDPEHETRRGKSSFTPSDDETAEDPLFLDSNFDGQKKIYAGSSVTVGALHLLLLTFILKHGLSKAATEDLLDLLNFVVPGCVPKSLRFLKKHLTDYSNQAEIHFYCPKCANYLSVEPGNECGVCQQRLSKKGLLEKAYYFLVLPLEIQLRNILTHVHAKLGKHPTKNASVSDINTGSAYKQDRQDGGITLTFKCDGSPLLNTTKFSVWPILCTINELPYVERCKNVLLQTLWLGRGKPQVQSFLTPFINELHKLSDEGFTWTDETGSEHQTKVKAKICVCNSLARSMMQNFHPFSREFGCGFCYHKGEMVHKGRGHIRVYPIQTEGCDLRHMTETEQLAELVIGNNYDQGQMGVRGPSPLLLLPSFDIIKGFIPDYMHCFCLGVVPELVNLWFNPLYASKPFHLTPQHLNELDEALCAIQPPNEIRQSPRRFSERMHWKASEWRAFALLYSPVILKNVLPVLYYKHWMLLICAFHILLSRFASHDELSCAELCLVEFVAQVPLLYGLEHCSFNFHLLTHLTESSRDWGMLWANSSFVFEDINSRILQMYSCTESVSSHVFTQLLSYEEMIQKGSALFQNASSEIKSFFCSLTGCDIITKPSNHTGEHVILGCGSQRSLTEREIAALQSRDAQYLRSQDSVTEHKCFVYNDMFITTLDYSIACERNNSAIETSSGFAIVESLVVVPKPCSCRVASGCSCREVVVFCKKLLRANSQVSIHDSQTNMNVANFLVRVRSSAELCAMTCADIVAKCFVIEQEGRLYVMRMPVF; encoded by the exons ATGCCTCGCAGAAGCGAGATACCAGAAGGTATACGATCGAGAGTTGTTGACCTGCACAGGGCTGGAAAAGGCTACAAAATTATATCGAAGAGTTTAGACATTCATCTCTCCACAGTTAgacaaattatatataaatgGAAGCGGTTTAAAACTGTAGCTACGCTGCCTCGAAGTGGGCGTCCTTCTAAGAAAACTCCAAAGACACAACGAGAAAAAATAAACGAG aCCACTGATGTCTCAGCTGGGCCCCCAGATGACAGAGACGGGGATTTGggccatgaaatg CCAAACTTCAACACTGTTCCTGATGCTGCTAAGAAACCCGTTTCCTCCTCATCTGACAGCGAAGCCTCCGATGAAGATCACATG GTCGACCCTCTTTCCGCTGGTCCAGCTACCATTAAAGAAGAACCAGACCTGGAG ACAGACTATAACATTGTCTACATTGGAGAGAACGCAGATTCCTCATCATCTGATACGGGTGAAGTAGATCCTGTG CCAACAAACAAAGCAAGAGGAGATCCAGAGCATGAAACG CGCAGAGGAAAAAGCAGCTTTACTCCGTCTGATGATGAGACCGCAGAAGATCCAttg TTTTTGGACTCCAACTTTGATGGACAAAAGAAGATTTATGCTGGCTCTTCAGTCACCGTGGGCgctctccacctcctcctcctgacctTCATCCTGAAACACGGCTTGTCAAAAGCAGCAACCGAAGACCTCCTGGACCTCCTCAACTTCGTGGTACCTGGATGTGTCCCAAAGTCTCTGCGGTTTTTAAAGAAACACCTCACCGATTACAGCAACCAGGCAGAGATCCATTTTTACTGTCCCAAGTGTGCGAACTACCTTAGCGTTGAGCCTGGTAATGAGtgtggagtgtgtcagcagcgCTTGAGCAAGAAGGGTCTTCTTGAGAAGGCTTATTACTTCCTTGTACTGCCGCTCGaaatccagctcagaaacattcTCACACACGTCCACGCAAAACTAGGGAAGCATCCCACAAAGAACGCTTCCGTTTCTGACATAAACACTGGCAGCGCATACAAGCAGGATAGACAAGACGGCGGTATTACGCTCACCTTCAAATGCGACGGCTCCCCTCTGCTCAACACAACCAAGTTTTCAGTTTGGCCCATCCTGTGCACGATCAACGAACTTCCCTATGTGGAGCGATGTAAAAACGTTTTGCTGCAGACGTTGTGGCTCGGCAGAGGAAAGCCACAAGTTCAGAGTTTCCTGACGCCTTTTATTAATGAACTTCATAAACTGTCTGACGAGGGTTTTACTTGGACAGATGAGACCGGCTCAGAACATCAAACCAaagtaaaagctaaaatatgtgtgtgcaatTCCTTAGCAAGGTCCATGATGCAGAACTTTCATCCGTTCAGCAGGGAGTTTGGATGTGGGTTCTGCTACCACAAGGGCGAGATGGTCCACAAGGGCCGGGGTCACATCAGAGTTTATCCGATCCAGACTGAAGGCTGTGACCTGCGACATATGACAGAAACGGAGCAGCTGGCTGAGCTAGTGATAGGAAATAACTACGATCAAGGTCAGATGGGCGTTAGAGGTCCGAGTCCTCTGCTTCTGTTGCCATCATTTGACATCATCAAAGGGTTTATTCCAGACTACATGCATTGTTTCTGCCTCGGTGTTGTCCCTGAACTCGTCAATCTTTGGTTTAACCCTCTTTATGCCAGCAAGCCCTTCCATTTGACGCCTCAGCATTTGAATGAACTGGATGAAGCTCTGTGTGCCATCCAGCCTCCAAATGAAATTAGACAAAGCCCGAGGCGCTTCAGTGAGAGGATGCACTGGAAAGCCTCTGAGTGGAGAGCTTTTGCTCTTCTCTATTCTCCTGTAATATTAAAGAATGTCCTGCCAGTGCTGTACTACAAACACTGGATGCTTCTTATTTGTGCGTTTCATATCCTCCTCTCCCGGTTTGCTTCTCACGATGAGCTCAGCTGTGCAGAGTTATGTCTGGTTGAGTTCGTAGCGCAGGTGCCTCTTCTGTATGGGCTTGAGCATTGCTCATTTAACTTTCACTTGTTGACACACCTCACTGAGAGCTCCCGCGACTGGGGTATGCTGTGGGCGAATTCATCGTTTGTGTTTGAGGACATTAACAGCAGAATCTTGCAGATGTATTCCTGCACAGAGTCCGTTTCCTCACACGTCTTTACACAACTCCTCTCATACGAGGAGATGATCCAGAAAGGAAGTGCTTTATTTCAGAATGCAAGCTCAGAAATAAAATCCTTCTTTTGCTCTTTGACAGGTTGCGATATTATTACCAAGCCATCCAATCACACAGGAGAGCATGTCATTTTGGGATGTGGATCTCAAAGATCACTAACTGAGAGGGAAATAGCTGCATTGCAGAGCAGAGACGCGCAGTACCTGCGAAGTCAGGACAGTGTGACTGaacacaaatgttttgtttataatgACATGTTCATCACCACGTTGGATTATAGCATCGCCTGCGAAAGGAACAACTCTGCTATAGAAACAAGCAGTGGCTTCGCTATCGTGGAGTCTCTGGTGGTCGTACCAAAGCCCTGCAGCTGCCGGGTGGCTTCCGGCTGCTCCTGCAGAGAAGTCGTCGTTTTCTGCAAGAAGCTGCTGCGAGCAAACAGCCAGGTATCGATTCACGACTCGCAGACCAACATGAACGTCGCAAATTTCCTCGTCCGAGTGAGAAGCTCAGCTGAACTGTGTGCAATGACGTGTGCGGACATTGTTGCTAAATGTTTTGTGATTGAGCAAGAAGGTCGGCTGTATGTGATGAGGATGCCTGTCTTTTAG
- the LOC121632190 gene encoding uncharacterized protein LOC121632190 isoform X2 has product MPNFNTVPDAAKKPVSSSSDSEASDEDHMVDPLSAGPATIKEEPDLETDYNIVYIGENADSSSSDTGEVDPVPTNKARGDPEHETRRGKSSFTPSDDETAEDPLFLDSNFDGQKKIYAGSSVTVGALHLLLLTFILKHGLSKAATEDLLDLLNFVVPGCVPKSLRFLKKHLTDYSNQAEIHFYCPKCANYLSVEPGNECGVCQQRLSKKGLLEKAYYFLVLPLEIQLRNILTHVHAKLGKHPTKNASVSDINTGSAYKQDRQDGGITLTFKCDGSPLLNTTKFSVWPILCTINELPYVERCKNVLLQTLWLGRGKPQVQSFLTPFINELHKLSDEGFTWTDETGSEHQTKVKAKICVCNSLARSMMQNFHPFSREFGCGFCYHKGEMVHKGRGHIRVYPIQTEGCDLRHMTETEQLAELVIGNNYDQGQMGVRGPSPLLLLPSFDIIKGFIPDYMHCFCLGVVPELVNLWFNPLYASKPFHLTPQHLNELDEALCAIQPPNEIRQSPRRFSERMHWKASEWRAFALLYSPVILKNVLPVLYYKHWMLLICAFHILLSRFASHDELSCAELCLVEFVAQVPLLYGLEHCSFNFHLLTHLTESSRDWGMLWANSSFVFEDINSRILQMYSCTESVSSHVFTQLLSYEEMIQKGSALFQNASSEIKSFFCSLTGCDIITKPSNHTGEHVILGCGSQRSLTEREIAALQSRDAQYLRSQDSVTEHKCFVYNDMFITTLDYSIACERNNSAIETSSGFAIVESLVVVPKPCSCRVASGCSCREVVVFCKKLLRANSQVSIHDSQTNMNVANFLVRVRSSAELCAMTCADIVAKCFVIEQEGRLYVMRMPVF; this is encoded by the exons atg CCAAACTTCAACACTGTTCCTGATGCTGCTAAGAAACCCGTTTCCTCCTCATCTGACAGCGAAGCCTCCGATGAAGATCACATG GTCGACCCTCTTTCCGCTGGTCCAGCTACCATTAAAGAAGAACCAGACCTGGAG ACAGACTATAACATTGTCTACATTGGAGAGAACGCAGATTCCTCATCATCTGATACGGGTGAAGTAGATCCTGTG CCAACAAACAAAGCAAGAGGAGATCCAGAGCATGAAACG CGCAGAGGAAAAAGCAGCTTTACTCCGTCTGATGATGAGACCGCAGAAGATCCAttg TTTTTGGACTCCAACTTTGATGGACAAAAGAAGATTTATGCTGGCTCTTCAGTCACCGTGGGCgctctccacctcctcctcctgacctTCATCCTGAAACACGGCTTGTCAAAAGCAGCAACCGAAGACCTCCTGGACCTCCTCAACTTCGTGGTACCTGGATGTGTCCCAAAGTCTCTGCGGTTTTTAAAGAAACACCTCACCGATTACAGCAACCAGGCAGAGATCCATTTTTACTGTCCCAAGTGTGCGAACTACCTTAGCGTTGAGCCTGGTAATGAGtgtggagtgtgtcagcagcgCTTGAGCAAGAAGGGTCTTCTTGAGAAGGCTTATTACTTCCTTGTACTGCCGCTCGaaatccagctcagaaacattcTCACACACGTCCACGCAAAACTAGGGAAGCATCCCACAAAGAACGCTTCCGTTTCTGACATAAACACTGGCAGCGCATACAAGCAGGATAGACAAGACGGCGGTATTACGCTCACCTTCAAATGCGACGGCTCCCCTCTGCTCAACACAACCAAGTTTTCAGTTTGGCCCATCCTGTGCACGATCAACGAACTTCCCTATGTGGAGCGATGTAAAAACGTTTTGCTGCAGACGTTGTGGCTCGGCAGAGGAAAGCCACAAGTTCAGAGTTTCCTGACGCCTTTTATTAATGAACTTCATAAACTGTCTGACGAGGGTTTTACTTGGACAGATGAGACCGGCTCAGAACATCAAACCAaagtaaaagctaaaatatgtgtgtgcaatTCCTTAGCAAGGTCCATGATGCAGAACTTTCATCCGTTCAGCAGGGAGTTTGGATGTGGGTTCTGCTACCACAAGGGCGAGATGGTCCACAAGGGCCGGGGTCACATCAGAGTTTATCCGATCCAGACTGAAGGCTGTGACCTGCGACATATGACAGAAACGGAGCAGCTGGCTGAGCTAGTGATAGGAAATAACTACGATCAAGGTCAGATGGGCGTTAGAGGTCCGAGTCCTCTGCTTCTGTTGCCATCATTTGACATCATCAAAGGGTTTATTCCAGACTACATGCATTGTTTCTGCCTCGGTGTTGTCCCTGAACTCGTCAATCTTTGGTTTAACCCTCTTTATGCCAGCAAGCCCTTCCATTTGACGCCTCAGCATTTGAATGAACTGGATGAAGCTCTGTGTGCCATCCAGCCTCCAAATGAAATTAGACAAAGCCCGAGGCGCTTCAGTGAGAGGATGCACTGGAAAGCCTCTGAGTGGAGAGCTTTTGCTCTTCTCTATTCTCCTGTAATATTAAAGAATGTCCTGCCAGTGCTGTACTACAAACACTGGATGCTTCTTATTTGTGCGTTTCATATCCTCCTCTCCCGGTTTGCTTCTCACGATGAGCTCAGCTGTGCAGAGTTATGTCTGGTTGAGTTCGTAGCGCAGGTGCCTCTTCTGTATGGGCTTGAGCATTGCTCATTTAACTTTCACTTGTTGACACACCTCACTGAGAGCTCCCGCGACTGGGGTATGCTGTGGGCGAATTCATCGTTTGTGTTTGAGGACATTAACAGCAGAATCTTGCAGATGTATTCCTGCACAGAGTCCGTTTCCTCACACGTCTTTACACAACTCCTCTCATACGAGGAGATGATCCAGAAAGGAAGTGCTTTATTTCAGAATGCAAGCTCAGAAATAAAATCCTTCTTTTGCTCTTTGACAGGTTGCGATATTATTACCAAGCCATCCAATCACACAGGAGAGCATGTCATTTTGGGATGTGGATCTCAAAGATCACTAACTGAGAGGGAAATAGCTGCATTGCAGAGCAGAGACGCGCAGTACCTGCGAAGTCAGGACAGTGTGACTGaacacaaatgttttgtttataatgACATGTTCATCACCACGTTGGATTATAGCATCGCCTGCGAAAGGAACAACTCTGCTATAGAAACAAGCAGTGGCTTCGCTATCGTGGAGTCTCTGGTGGTCGTACCAAAGCCCTGCAGCTGCCGGGTGGCTTCCGGCTGCTCCTGCAGAGAAGTCGTCGTTTTCTGCAAGAAGCTGCTGCGAGCAAACAGCCAGGTATCGATTCACGACTCGCAGACCAACATGAACGTCGCAAATTTCCTCGTCCGAGTGAGAAGCTCAGCTGAACTGTGTGCAATGACGTGTGCGGACATTGTTGCTAAATGTTTTGTGATTGAGCAAGAAGGTCGGCTGTATGTGATGAGGATGCCTGTCTTTTAG